A region of the Leptospira inadai serovar Lyme str. 10 genome:
ACAGATGATATCATAGTGTTCCCTCATTCCGTTAACGAATTCCACTTCCTTACCGTGCAACGCTTTGATAGCCGGCCTCGGCACGATTCTCCCGTGACGAATGAAGTCCAATAGATCGGAATTTAAAGTGGGATGGTGGCTGAGAGCCAGAGCGGTATTTTCCGGTAGTCCGTAATTTTTATAAGATCCTTGGAGAACATGAAGAAGCTTTGTCAAAGTATACTGCTTTATTTTCGCCGGGATCCAACTCGGAGTTAAGGCAGCGAATACGTCGGAGGGCATTCCGAATAAGAATTTGGGAAAAAACCATTGAGGGCTTCGCATGGAAAGTTTTACGCTTTTCGCGACTCTAGCGGATTCGACGGCGACGTCGCAGGCGGAGTTCCCACCTCCGATGATCAGTATGTCCTTCCCTCTCCATTCTTCCGTAACACCTTTAAAATCGTGAGAATGCAAAAACTTTCCCGTGAATTTTCCCTCGTATTCGGGATATTTCGGATTCCAGTGATGTCCATTCGCAACCATGAGAACGTCGAAGTTTTCCGTCTTCTTTTTACCGGCAGCATTCAAGAATTCGACCTTCCAGTCGCCTGTTTCCGTACGGGTTATCTTTTGAATCGTATGCTTAAACCGAATCTTCTCATACACTCCGAAATGCTTTGCGTAAGACTCGAAGTAAGCTTGTAGCTGCTTATGATTCGGATAATCAGGATAATCGTCAGGCATCGGAAAGTCTTCGTACTCCGACCAAACCTTAGAACTGATAATATGCGTATTTTCGTAAACGCTGGAGTGACCTGTCTTAGCGTTAAAAACCCAATTTCCGCCCACCTTGTCGTTTTTCTCGAAAACTACCACATCCAATCCGTACTGAACGCAATTTTTTCCCGCTGTAATTCCGCTGGGACCGGCTCCGACGACGCAAACACGTTTATTCGGCTGCATGAAATTTTTCCCTTCCCTTTTTATCCGTACATTTATTAATTTAGTTTAAAATCCAACAAATGTCATATTTTCAAATATCCTACTTTTGTCGGATTCCGGAGCAAGAAATTTTTCTCACCGTAAACATTCTAATTTAAAGAAATATAACAAATGTTAGATAATTCCGCTAAATCTCCCAAAATTTTATTAGAAGGTAAATCGCTTTCCCGTTCTAGGGCACCATTACAGGAACGCTCTCAATTGAGGGTTGCATTAGTTCTCGCAACCGCGGAAAGGATTTTGGAAAAAGTAGGCCCGGAAGAAACTTCGATACCGGAAATCGCCAAACAATCCGGTGTCCCGAGGGCGAGCATCTACCAATTTTTTCCCGATAAGTATGCCCTATTCACTCGGCTGGCGGAAATGCACCTGGCGAAGGTCGGCGAAATATTGGCCCGCAAGGGTTCCAAGGACGCGAATATTTCCTGGAGGAAATTAGTCGGAGTGCTGGTAAACGCCGCATCCGACTATTACGATTCCACTCCGGTCGCCGGCATGCTGATTCTTGGCGGCCCTTTTAGCAGGAACGCCTACCTTGCACAGGAAGTTACGATCGATACGATCGGCGCCGGAGTCCGGATACAACTTTCCAAACTTAAAAAGCCTTTGCATCTCCCTAAAAAACCGGATATCGCCACTCTAGGCGTAGAGATCGCCTTTGCCTGCATGAAAAGAGGTTATTATAAGGAAAATAGAATCTCCAGGGGGATCCGTGAGCAGGCAAAAAATGCCGTTAGCGCTTATTTTTCAACCTGGGCAACGCGAGAATGACATCACGATCGGGAGAGGAACTTAACGTTTCCCTAAAATTCTTAGAACGCATATAAAGTACCTATCGATGGACGAAAGATCCCCGAATTGAATGACGATTTCCGAATTTCAGTAAAGAAAATAAAGCAAGCGATCGGACCCGAAAGGTCTCTTAATAATCCTCATCCGCCCAACCTACATCCGACAAAAAGTCTTCGTAGGATCCGTCAAACGTACGAATCGTATTATTATCAAAAACGATTAATTTAGTGGCAACGGCTTTTAGATGCATTTCATTGTGAGTAACCATAATTACCGAACCGTCGAACTCGTCTATGGCCTCGATTAAAGAATCGCAAGACTGCATATCCAAGTGATTCGTAGGCTCGTCCAAATACAAAAGATTACACGGCGTAACCAGGATCTTTCCGAGCAGAACCCTACTCTTTTCCCCACCCGAAAGAACTTTAATTTTCTTTAATGCTTCGTCGTCGGAAAACATCAAACCGCCCGCTATGGTTCTCGCCAACCATTCCGAACAAGACTTGTCGGCATTCATAATCTCTTCGACGACGGTAGCGTTCTCGTTTAAATTCAACTTGTTGGTCTGTCCGAAATATCCTTCCTTTAGAGTAGGATGCTTCTGAACTTTTCCCCTAGTCGGCGATAATTCACCTGCCAGAAGTTTCAGTAGAGTCGACTTACCTTTTCCATTCTTTCCTATGATGCAGATCCTATCCCTCTTTCCCACCGAAAGAGAAAAATCTTCGATCAAATACGGCTCTTTACCGGTATAGGAAAAAGAAAGATCCTCGACCGATAGCATTTGGTTTGCCGCAAAAGGGGCGCTGTTAAAATATAATTCCAAATCCTGAATGGCTTCTAAAGCCTTCATCTCACCCTGTTTTTCCAATCTCTTTACTCTAGATTGGGCTCGACTGGCAAAACTGGCTTTGGCTTTAAACCGAGCGATAAATATCTCTTCCTGCTTTCTTTTCTTGGCTTCGTTTAATCTCGTTCTCTCGTAAATTTCCTCGGCTTGATTGATTTGATTGTAAAGCTTGTCGGTGTCTCCTTGGACTTTGATCGCTTTAGACCTATGAATCGCCGCCGTATGGGAAACGACACTGTCCATAAAACTTCTATCATGCGTAACCAGAATGATCTCGCCTTCCCATTCGCGAAGGAACTCCTCCAGCCAACGAATCGTTACGATATCCAAATAGTTATTCGGTTCGTCCAGCATCAGCAAGTCGGGCCCCGAGACCAGGAGTTTCGCGAGATTCATTCGGATCTGATACCCACCGGAAAATTCATCCGGATGTCTTTCCATGTCGGCTTCGGAAAAACCCAAACCGGAAAGCACTTTTTCAACCTGCCAGGTTTCGTATTCCTCACCTTCGGGAAGGCCGAGCGCGCACTCTTCCAACACCGTCGGTTTCGTAAATTTCAAGTGCTGCTGTAAATGGCCGATCTTATAACCCTTAGGGACCGTAATCGTCCCGGAGTCCGGTTCCACGGATCCGAGGATCATCTGGAAGAGAGTGGATTTACCGTGGCCGTTACGACCGACGAGCCCCAATTTTTCTCCACGGTTTAAACTTAGATTCAAATCCTCAAAAAGTGTCTTTGAGTTATACGTCTTCTGAAGGTTGGATATCTTGATCATCTACGATAGCGCTCACGGTTGATATTAATGCCAAGGTTTTAGATCGAGGTAAGATTTCTATTCGGATTTGAGCGGCAGAGCCGAAAATCCTAATCTTAAAGGAAAGACCGATCGGATTTTCATAATCGTATTCTTCAAACCGTGCAAAGTTCCGGATAAAAAAGGAAGAAAGCTAAAACCGTCGGCTCCGAAAAATTCCACAGACCCGAAAGGTAAAGATTGGAAGATCGTAGAATAATTTCGCGCTATCCCTAGGATTAAATGAAATGATCCAAACCTAAAAATTTTTCCAAAATTAAAGCGATACTTTCCATCCAAATATATGTTAAATAAATGATATTCAAAAATACTCGATATCGGATAGAAGGAGCCACCGCAGAATATCGCAGCCTCTCCATTGATAAAAATCACCGACAAAAGACAGGAAAGCTTTCCCAAAGTCAATTGTGCATTTGTATCACTTTATAAATATTGTATAATACGAATATCTCAAACCGCTTTAGTAATCGAACAAAACTCTTCCGATAGTAGGAATCGCAAAATGGGAACCGCTCGGGAAAAAATGAAAAAAGAAAAGAGACCGTCTTTAAATAGAAAAGAAAACCGCGCCTATTTAGTGGGAGGAGGCATCGCCTCCCTATCTGCTGCCGCATTTCTCATCCGAGATGCAGGATTTCCCGGCAATCGAATCAGTATTCTCGAAGAATCCGCGATAGGCGGCGGCAGCTTGGACGGAAGAGGAACTCCTCGAGAAGGTTACGTAATTCGGGGAGGTAGAATGATGAATTTGTCCTACCTTTGCACTTACGATTTGTTTT
Encoded here:
- a CDS encoding TetR/AcrR family transcriptional regulator, translating into MLDNSAKSPKILLEGKSLSRSRAPLQERSQLRVALVLATAERILEKVGPEETSIPEIAKQSGVPRASIYQFFPDKYALFTRLAEMHLAKVGEILARKGSKDANISWRKLVGVLVNAASDYYDSTPVAGMLILGGPFSRNAYLAQEVTIDTIGAGVRIQLSKLKKPLHLPKKPDIATLGVEIAFACMKRGYYKENRISRGIREQAKNAVSAYFSTWATRE
- a CDS encoding flavin-containing monooxygenase, which gives rise to MQPNKRVCVVGAGPSGITAGKNCVQYGLDVVVFEKNDKVGGNWVFNAKTGHSSVYENTHIISSKVWSEYEDFPMPDDYPDYPNHKQLQAYFESYAKHFGVYEKIRFKHTIQKITRTETGDWKVEFLNAAGKKKTENFDVLMVANGHHWNPKYPEYEGKFTGKFLHSHDFKGVTEEWRGKDILIIGGGNSACDVAVESARVAKSVKLSMRSPQWFFPKFLFGMPSDVFAALTPSWIPAKIKQYTLTKLLHVLQGSYKNYGLPENTALALSHHPTLNSDLLDFIRHGRIVPRPAIKALHGKEVEFVNGMREHYDIICACTGFWTTFPFFDKSFIDFQYVEKIPLYRKMMHADYPNLYFIGLFQPVGCIWPMADYQAKLACLEILGKYQRPKDLKAAIQYEIDHPHFSFGGGQRHAVEVDYHGFRKDLKSDLLKAGVDIGKPPGGNKVLYKSFSKMGSKESAMAR
- a CDS encoding ABC-F family ATP-binding cassette domain-containing protein: MIKISNLQKTYNSKTLFEDLNLSLNRGEKLGLVGRNGHGKSTLFQMILGSVEPDSGTITVPKGYKIGHLQQHLKFTKPTVLEECALGLPEGEEYETWQVEKVLSGLGFSEADMERHPDEFSGGYQIRMNLAKLLVSGPDLLMLDEPNNYLDIVTIRWLEEFLREWEGEIILVTHDRSFMDSVVSHTAAIHRSKAIKVQGDTDKLYNQINQAEEIYERTRLNEAKKRKQEEIFIARFKAKASFASRAQSRVKRLEKQGEMKALEAIQDLELYFNSAPFAANQMLSVEDLSFSYTGKEPYLIEDFSLSVGKRDRICIIGKNGKGKSTLLKLLAGELSPTRGKVQKHPTLKEGYFGQTNKLNLNENATVVEEIMNADKSCSEWLARTIAGGLMFSDDEALKKIKVLSGGEKSRVLLGKILVTPCNLLYLDEPTNHLDMQSCDSLIEAIDEFDGSVIMVTHNEMHLKAVATKLIVFDNNTIRTFDGSYEDFLSDVGWADEDY